The genomic DNA TCTTAAAACAAGTGAGGTAGTTTCCATGAAGTTACGATTTAATAAAATTAAAACAAAAGTCTTAGAATGTGTTGTATTTATTTTTACTTCGGAAGGGAGGCTTTTACTGTTTTTTATCTGTTTTAGTATTATAAGAAAAGAGAAGGATTAATGTATTCATGAATAAGGTATTTAGTTTGCTATAAAACTACAAAAAGGAAACGAGAAAGAATATTATTTATATTTCATTTAATTTTTTCTGAGCGTCTGTATATAAAAGGCTATGTTTTCTGAAATTTTCTTTCGACATCGATTTTAACTCATCAATAATTTCTAGCAAGATTTCTTTTGCTTTTTCTTCCTTATTATTCCGAATATAGAAATTAGAGAACTCTATTCTTTGTTCATAGTTAGAATATCTTTTATCAATTTTTATTAATTGATTTTCAGCTTTTTCTACAAATCCCTTTTGTTCTAAAGCCAATCCATAAAAATAGAAAGTATCTTTAAAATCTCTTTCTAAATTTATTTTTTCTGAATAGGAAATAACTTTGTCGAAGTTTTTAATTTCAAAATAACAGGTAATCAGTTTGTTTAATGTGTAGGGTTCATCTTTAAAATTACCTTGTAATGCTTTTTCATAATTTAGAATTGCATTTTCAAAGTCTTTGTTTTGTAAATACGCATCTGCAAGATTAATTTTATTCTGAAAAGTGTTAGAAAACGCCAATTCCTTTTGTAAATCTTTAATCTTCTTAGTCGGGTTTACAATATTTGTAATTTCGTTGCTAATAGTACTTACATCTCTTTTATTGATAACCTGTGTAATTAAGTAAACAAGACAACCAAGTAGGGGAATGAAAAGGATGATGAAAAACCAATAATAATTATTTTTGTTTTTATATGCGTGATAAATGCAATAGGCTTGTAGGCCAATAATGAAGTAATAATAAAGCATTTGTAAATATAATTAAAAGGATATTTTAAAAGCTATTTTTATTGAGAATTAAAAATGTTTGATAGGTTATAAAAAAATTAAAAATCAAACTTATACGTAATTCCTCCTAAAACTTGAAAACCTTGCGTATCAAAATTTGCAAAACGTTGGTAATCTGTATTCAATATGTTATTTAATCTTAGAAAAGCAGAAAATTTATCATTAAAATGATAACCACCGTTTAGGTTTACATCGATAAATGAATTTAAAGTTTGAATAGCTTTTAAACTTGAAGGGAATTCTGCATTGTACAAAGCATCTTTACGTTCATCTACATAAAAAATATTTGCAGTCGCATACCATTTATCTGCCTTGTATTTTGCTATAACGGCACCCTGTAAACTTGGCAAATTCCAGCTTTCTAAAGCATTTGTAGTTGTATAATTATCATATTGAATCTGTGTAGAAAAGGTAAGATATCTATCGAAAATATATTCGACTTCTGTAAAAAATGAAGTTGAGTTTACATCATCATAATAAATTCGATAAGAATTTCCGTATTCGTACCCTTTTAAAGGTTTGCCATTAGGAATAGTTGTAGTTCCATCAGTTTTAGAATTATTTCTTAAAAATAATGGCTTGTCTTCTTCCTTTTTTACACTAACTTTTACATTGTAACTAATGTCTCTTGTAATATTTCCTTTGAAACCAATAAAAAAGTTTGACGATTCTGCTGTTTGTGTAATAAATAAAGTTGGTGAAACATACGGGTTTTCTTCTGTGAATTTTTTATAAGTGTTCGTTTCTAAGTTACCTGTAAAACCACCATACCCATTTATGTATTTCTTGAAAATAGTCGTTTGTAAAAATAAATCTGGAAACATGAAGAAATTAGTAATATCATTCTCTGGATCTAGGGAAATAAAGGTTCTTAAACTTGCTTTCATTGAAAAGCCTGCATATTCAAGTTTGTATTCTGGAATTAATTTTGCGGTAATTTGATTGTAATCGATTGCGCCAGTGTTATTGTAACTGTTTTTAAAAGAACCTTTTAAGAGTTCTATTCCTGTTTTTATTGAAATTTCATTTAAATTATTACTTAAAAAATCTAAAGGGAAAATTAAATTGGCATCGAGATTAGCAACTATTTCAGAACTTTCAAATTTATCTGTAAAATAAGAAGCAGAAACCCTACCGTACTCTATATAAGAGTCATGAAATTTAAAATCTCCCGTTAATTTAAAAAAGTTATAATTTTGTTCTTCATCAATAGCATTTACAACTGCATCTGTAAAAACTCGGTCTTGAGGTAAACCATACCAATTGTAGTTCTTTCTTTCTGACTCTAAACTCACTTTCCAATCAAAATAACGCTCTTCTTGTTTAAAAAAAGTAGCAGCATTAAAATTTAAAAAATTACTGTTTAGAACAGAACTACTAACATTTTCTTCGGATGCACTATATTTTGCATGCAAACCAAATTCATTATCGAACCGAGTATTTTTATAGATGAATAACTCTGCATATGGACTTGCATAATTGCCAAATCCAGCGGCCAAGTAGTTATTATAAACTCTTTCTTTTACACCAACATTAATCCCTTTTACAATACCTGTTTTAGGAATAAATGTGGAAGCAACAGGTGCGGAGGAAATAGTATATTCTAATTTTTTCTTGTCGCTCTTTTTAAGCAATTGAATTGTAGGATTACTTTTTATTTTTTTAGCATCTGCAATTTTGGGGTTGTATTTTGTAACCACATTTACAATCTCTGTTTTTACAATAGTATCTTTCTTCTTTTCTTGCGCATTAGCAGAAAAGATACCGATTAAAATAGTGTATATAAGAAAGCCTTTTTTCATTAGTGCTGTTTTTCTGGAGTTACTGAATTGTTTGTTTTAGCTTCTGTTTCTTTGATATTATCTAGCTCTAATTGTGCATCTTTTATAATATCTTTAAACTCTTTAAAGTTTTTTATAACATTTTCTAAGACAAAAGTAGCTTGGTATACATCTTCTAAGCCATAATAGTTTTTACCCATTATTACATAACTTTTAACAGCCCAATATTTATAAGAAGCATATTTTGCAATTAATTTCTGAACAATTTCATTAGAAGCTTCGTATTCTTTTTGTTGATTTTTAAAATATGCATTGTAATACAAAGCTTCTGCTTTTAATATACCATTTGCTGTTTTTTCTATTTCAGTATAATATTCTTCAGCAGTAATAAAATCTTCATTTTTAATAGAAGACCTTGCAATAATTGTTTTTGCATCATTTTCTATTGTAGTATCTGTCTTATCTTTCTGTAATATTTTTTTAGCATACTCTATTGCAAGTTCATAAGCTGCTGTTTCATAATATCCTTTCATTAAATTACTTTGAGCAAAAAGAATGTTTTCTGAAATATATGCCACTTGTTCTAGTCTGTCTAGAAGTGGGAGTGCTTCCTCAAACTTGCCTTGTTCTAAGTAAATTTGAGATAACTTGTTAAGAGACTCTTCTGTATATTCAGTTTGTGCTTCATTGATGATGAACTCGTAATAAATTACTGATTTCTGAAACTCTTTTACTCTAAATAATACATCTGCCAAATAATAGTTTGCTTTTATTTTATGTATTCCTTGGGGAAACTCTCTAATATATTTTTGAAGACTTGCAATTATTTCTTCACCCACTTTAGACTCTAAATATTTTTTTTCTGCAACAGCAAAAGTAGTGTTGTCTAATTCTGAATTGGTAATATTTACAAATTTTAAAGTACCAATCCAATCTACATAGTCTTCTAAGTTTCCTTCTTCTATATAAACATTTCTAGCGTTTGCAACCGCTTCTAATGCATCAGGAGAATTAGGGAACTTAGCAGCCACATCTTTGTACTTCATTAAAGATTGCATGTTATCATTATCATTAAAATACAACAAACCTTGTCTTAACAAAGAGCGTGATATAAATACACTTTTAGGATGTTTCTCAATCAG from Polaribacter sp. ALD11 includes the following:
- a CDS encoding TonB-dependent receptor; translated protein: MKKGFLIYTILIGIFSANAQEKKKDTIVKTEIVNVVTKYNPKIADAKKIKSNPTIQLLKKSDKKKLEYTISSAPVASTFIPKTGIVKGINVGVKERVYNNYLAAGFGNYASPYAELFIYKNTRFDNEFGLHAKYSASEENVSSSVLNSNFLNFNAATFFKQEERYFDWKVSLESERKNYNWYGLPQDRVFTDAVVNAIDEEQNYNFFKLTGDFKFHDSYIEYGRVSASYFTDKFESSEIVANLDANLIFPLDFLSNNLNEISIKTGIELLKGSFKNSYNNTGAIDYNQITAKLIPEYKLEYAGFSMKASLRTFISLDPENDITNFFMFPDLFLQTTIFKKYINGYGGFTGNLETNTYKKFTEENPYVSPTLFITQTAESSNFFIGFKGNITRDISYNVKVSVKKEEDKPLFLRNNSKTDGTTTIPNGKPLKGYEYGNSYRIYYDDVNSTSFFTEVEYIFDRYLTFSTQIQYDNYTTTNALESWNLPSLQGAVIAKYKADKWYATANIFYVDERKDALYNAEFPSSLKAIQTLNSFIDVNLNGGYHFNDKFSAFLRLNNILNTDYQRFANFDTQGFQVLGGITYKFDF